A genomic region of Halopelagius longus contains the following coding sequences:
- a CDS encoding DUF63 family protein, which translates to MATVAERVGADPERLWGGSVAAILAILVGGWLAFPELVYDRFIWHYFWGPVQADANSAVCAVRTNGVTQYLDSAQACAAAPEPVAYPGYTLVSEVGYMVTLLVALSGLVFLLRRLDIGTERRFFYALLPFMFFGGALRVVEDANDTPGATDALISYPWNTLVISPIIYFTVFGITLAAVLASVTADRAGLVDGYEKPLFGIGTGVLALTLGYFVSLVVTGAPGVEFYPQVLVATLVGATLSAGATWWLIERFAPQINAGTGFIGFVIIWGHAVDGVANVIGLDWMPALNAGRNLVPKHPVNQFVVDVTSNVLPASVLAVTGDTWPFLIIKLAAATFVVWVFEEGIFEESPRYSILLLVAVLAVGLGPGTRDMLRATFGV; encoded by the coding sequence ATGGCAACGGTTGCAGAACGGGTCGGCGCCGACCCCGAACGTCTGTGGGGCGGTTCGGTGGCGGCTATCCTCGCGATTCTGGTCGGCGGATGGCTCGCCTTCCCCGAACTCGTCTACGACCGCTTCATCTGGCACTACTTCTGGGGCCCGGTGCAGGCCGACGCCAACTCGGCGGTCTGTGCGGTTCGGACGAACGGGGTCACGCAGTACCTCGACAGTGCGCAGGCGTGCGCCGCCGCCCCGGAACCGGTGGCGTACCCCGGCTACACGCTCGTCTCGGAGGTGGGGTACATGGTCACCCTGCTCGTCGCCCTCTCGGGACTGGTCTTCCTCCTCCGCCGCCTCGACATCGGCACGGAGCGGCGCTTCTTCTACGCTCTCTTGCCGTTCATGTTCTTCGGCGGCGCGCTTCGCGTCGTCGAGGACGCGAACGACACGCCCGGCGCGACGGACGCACTCATCAGCTACCCGTGGAACACGCTCGTCATCAGCCCGATAATCTACTTTACCGTCTTCGGCATCACGCTCGCCGCCGTCCTCGCGAGCGTCACGGCCGACCGGGCCGGACTCGTCGACGGGTACGAGAAGCCGCTGTTCGGCATCGGAACGGGCGTCCTCGCACTCACGCTCGGCTACTTCGTCTCGTTGGTCGTCACCGGTGCGCCGGGCGTGGAGTTCTACCCGCAGGTGCTCGTCGCGACGCTCGTCGGCGCGACGCTCTCGGCGGGCGCGACGTGGTGGCTCATCGAGCGCTTCGCGCCGCAGATAAACGCCGGGACGGGATTCATCGGCTTCGTCATCATCTGGGGCCACGCCGTCGACGGCGTGGCGAACGTCATCGGCCTCGACTGGATGCCGGCGCTGAACGCCGGGCGGAACCTCGTGCCGAAGCACCCCGTCAACCAGTTCGTCGTGGACGTCACGTCGAACGTCCTCCCCGCGAGCGTTCTCGCGGTGACGGGCGACACGTGGCCGTTCCTCATCATCAAACTCGCGGCGGCGACGTTCGTCGTCTGGGTGTTCGAGGAGGGTATCTTCGAGGAGAGCCCCCGCTACTCCATTCTGCTCCTCGTCGCCGTCCTCGCCGTCGGACTCGGCCCGGGGACGCGCGACATGCTCCGGGCGACGTTCGGCGTCTGA
- a CDS encoding UPF0179 family protein, translated as MTKVTLIGDRLADIGREFVYEGPSELCEGCPYRKQCLNLAEGTRYRVTDVRENAQLLDCAVHDTGVRAVEVEPASVTANVAAKGSYAGSKAKLEGPCPHTQCPSHEYCVPDGAEFDEEYRISEVLGDPPHDVCHLDRDLTMVEFAPKEE; from the coding sequence ATGACGAAGGTCACGCTCATCGGGGACCGCCTCGCCGATATCGGACGCGAGTTCGTGTACGAGGGTCCGTCCGAACTGTGCGAAGGGTGCCCGTACCGCAAACAGTGTCTGAACCTCGCGGAGGGGACCCGCTATCGGGTGACCGACGTCCGGGAGAACGCCCAACTGCTCGACTGCGCCGTCCACGACACCGGCGTCCGAGCGGTCGAAGTCGAACCCGCCTCGGTGACGGCGAACGTCGCCGCCAAGGGGTCCTACGCCGGAAGCAAAGCGAAACTCGAAGGGCCGTGCCCGCACACGCAGTGTCCGAGTCACGAGTACTGCGTCCCCGACGGCGCGGAGTTCGACGAGGAGTACCGCATCAGCGAGGTTCTCGGCGACCCCCCGCACGACGTCTGTCACCTCGACAGGGACCTGACGATGGTCGAGTTCGCGCCGAAAGAGGAGTAG
- a CDS encoding Lrp/AsnC family transcriptional regulator, protein MELDETDRAILRILQADARTPFSEIARQIDMSSATVHDRVGRMEESGVIEGYHAKVNAREVGFGTSALVGLRVQQGREEDALERLREIEGVQEVHLTTGEWDVMLRVFAEDTDALRELMFDEIAEMDGFSRSQTMVILGTDFEDRSLPI, encoded by the coding sequence ATGGAACTCGACGAGACGGATCGGGCGATTCTCCGCATCCTCCAGGCGGACGCGCGAACCCCGTTCAGCGAAATCGCGCGTCAAATCGACATGTCCAGCGCCACCGTCCACGACCGAGTCGGTCGGATGGAAGAGTCGGGCGTCATCGAGGGGTACCACGCGAAAGTGAACGCCCGAGAGGTGGGCTTCGGCACCTCCGCGCTCGTCGGTCTCCGCGTCCAACAGGGCCGCGAGGAGGACGCGCTCGAACGCCTCCGCGAGATCGAGGGCGTCCAAGAGGTCCACCTCACGACCGGCGAGTGGGACGTGATGCTCCGCGTGTTCGCCGAGGACACCGACGCCCTCCGCGAACTCATGTTCGACGAAATCGCCGAGATGGACGGCTTCTCGCGGTCGCAGACGATGGTCATCCTCGGGACCGACTTCGAGGACCGCTCGCTCCCCATCTGA
- a CDS encoding PrkA family serine protein kinase — MNGDIETLADLSKHYKDSVPADLREAKSFDWYLQEVYDDPRIARNAHQRVADMFDHYGTAYDEEAGVVEYLMASEDPIHDGENTFYGREVHESIHEFVNKVKSGARGLGPEKRIKLLLGPVGSGKSHFDWMVRRYFEDYTMRDEGRMYTFRWTNLTDVIRDQDPADAVVQSPMNQDPLVLIPQEQRDVIIERLNEQLDAPYTIRNDQALDPASEFYMDTLLAYYDDDLQQVLENHVEIIRLVASENKRQCVETFEPKDKKNQDETELTGDVNYSKLAVYGESDPRAFDYSGAFCNANRGLFSGEELLKLQREFLYDFLHASQEQTIKPSNNPRIDIDQVIVGRTNMPEYREKKGDEKMEAFNDRTKRIDFPYVLEYEQESEIYRKMLRNADVPDMHIEPHTLEMAGLFGVLTRIVEPDGSNITLTQKAKAYNGEIDDADDVDVKKLREEGESKADIAEGMEGISARFIGDEIAEAIMDSTHRGRSYLSPLNVFGHFEENLENHGSIPEDNLERYHRYLEMVREEYKERAIEDVRHALAYDLDEIQRQGEKYMDHVMAYIDDSTVQDELTGREQEPDEKFLRSVEEKLEIPEDRKDDFRQEVSNWVSRRAREGQAFDPQDNDRLRRALERKLWEDKKHNINFSALVSANELDDDERNAWIDALVEQGYSREGAREVLEFAGAEVAKSELEA; from the coding sequence ATGAACGGTGATATCGAAACCCTCGCAGACCTGAGCAAGCACTACAAAGACTCCGTGCCCGCGGACCTCCGCGAGGCAAAGAGCTTCGACTGGTACCTGCAAGAGGTCTACGACGACCCCAGAATCGCTCGCAACGCGCACCAGCGCGTTGCCGACATGTTCGACCACTACGGCACCGCTTACGACGAGGAGGCCGGCGTCGTCGAGTACCTGATGGCCTCGGAGGACCCCATACACGACGGGGAGAACACCTTCTACGGCCGCGAAGTCCACGAGTCCATCCACGAGTTCGTGAACAAGGTGAAGTCGGGCGCTCGCGGCCTCGGGCCGGAGAAGCGCATCAAACTGCTGCTCGGCCCCGTCGGCTCCGGGAAGTCGCACTTCGACTGGATGGTCCGCCGCTACTTCGAGGACTACACGATGCGCGACGAAGGCCGGATGTACACCTTCCGGTGGACGAACCTGACCGACGTCATCCGCGACCAAGACCCCGCGGACGCCGTCGTGCAGTCGCCCATGAACCAAGACCCGCTCGTGTTGATTCCGCAGGAACAGCGCGACGTGATAATCGAACGCCTCAACGAGCAACTCGACGCGCCGTACACCATCCGCAACGACCAAGCGCTGGACCCGGCGTCGGAGTTCTACATGGACACCCTGCTGGCGTACTACGACGACGACTTACAGCAGGTGTTGGAGAACCACGTCGAGATAATCCGCCTCGTCGCCTCCGAGAACAAGCGTCAGTGCGTCGAGACGTTCGAACCGAAGGACAAGAAGAACCAAGACGAGACCGAACTCACCGGCGACGTCAACTACTCGAAACTCGCCGTGTACGGCGAGTCCGACCCGCGCGCGTTCGACTACTCCGGGGCGTTCTGTAACGCCAACCGGGGACTGTTCTCCGGGGAGGAACTGCTGAAACTGCAACGGGAGTTCCTCTACGACTTCCTGCACGCGTCGCAGGAACAGACCATCAAGCCCTCGAACAACCCGCGCATCGACATCGACCAGGTCATCGTCGGCCGGACGAACATGCCGGAGTACCGCGAGAAGAAGGGCGACGAGAAGATGGAGGCGTTCAACGACCGGACCAAGCGCATCGACTTCCCGTACGTCTTGGAGTACGAACAGGAGTCGGAGATCTACCGCAAGATGCTCCGGAACGCCGACGTTCCGGACATGCACATCGAACCGCACACCTTGGAGATGGCCGGCCTGTTCGGCGTCCTCACCCGCATCGTCGAACCCGACGGCAGCAACATCACGCTCACGCAGAAGGCGAAAGCCTACAACGGCGAAATCGACGACGCCGACGACGTGGACGTGAAGAAGCTCCGCGAGGAGGGCGAGTCGAAGGCCGACATCGCCGAGGGGATGGAGGGCATCTCCGCTCGCTTCATCGGCGACGAGATAGCCGAAGCCATCATGGACTCGACCCACCGCGGTCGGTCGTACCTCTCGCCGTTGAACGTCTTCGGCCACTTCGAGGAGAACTTAGAGAACCACGGGTCGATCCCCGAGGACAACCTCGAACGCTACCACCGCTACCTCGAGATGGTGCGCGAGGAGTACAAGGAACGCGCAATCGAGGACGTCCGCCACGCCTTGGCGTACGACTTAGACGAGATTCAGCGGCAGGGCGAGAAGTACATGGACCACGTCATGGCGTACATCGACGACTCGACGGTCCAGGACGAACTCACCGGCCGCGAGCAGGAACCCGACGAGAAGTTCCTCCGCTCCGTCGAGGAGAAACTGGAGATTCCCGAGGACCGCAAGGACGACTTCCGCCAAGAGGTGTCGAACTGGGTCTCGCGGCGCGCCCGCGAGGGACAGGCGTTCGACCCGCAGGACAACGACAGACTCCGCCGCGCCCTCGAACGCAAACTCTGGGAGGACAAGAAGCACAACATCAACTTCTCGGCGTTGGTGTCGGCGAACGAACTCGACGACGACGAGCGCAACGCGTGGATAGACGCCTTGGTCGAACAGGGCTACTCGCGCGAGGGCGCACGCGAAGTGCTCGAATTCGCCGGTGCCGAGGTCGCAAAGAGCGAACTCGAGGCCTGA
- a CDS encoding PrkA family serine protein kinase — translation MGPKKNYIRRADERLRSTYEEPMSLGEYVDAAFEQPSIASHASKYLVEAIESKGTRTVIEEGEERQRYRFFDDPANDGEHAILGNTEVLNRFVDDLRTIAAERGKGEKIIWFDGPTATGKSELKRCLVNGLREYSKTEAGRRYTVEWNVATASSDTRGLSYGGDTDEQREDDWYESPVQSHPLSVFPDDVKRELLADLNDRGGDHIPVSLNESLDPFCREAYDYLEEMYRRSGKRELFSEVTDPQHLRVKNYVVDVGQGIGVLHSEDDGTPKERLVGSWMPSMLRELDSRGRKNPQAFSYDGVLSQGNSLLTIVEDATQHADLLQKLLNVPDEGHVKLDKGIGMDIDTQMLIISNPDLDVELDKYADRNGRDPLKALKRRLDKHEFRYLTNLSLETELIHRELTNQRPVWDIEDEEEIRERIEQPVFLDVREGPGSIRRRELAPHAVEAAAMYSVVTRLESEDVPGEYDIVDKALLFDRGYIQEGDTRVEIDEFDFDSDAEGTHGIPVTFTRDIIADLLHDDRDRHHPTLDVSAVVMPEDVLDAMAEGLHDAPVFSRAERAEYEGRVALVKEYILDRQEEDVLSAVLAEKNVEQETVEQYVEHVYAWAADEQVETERGPVDPDPLIMKLFETEHLGRFDESAYAGNTPSSTVEEFRREKVITALNRYAWENRDEGFTVQDVELSEIPVIRAVLESHDWDDVRRLFEDFDPAQWDDPPANTETEQVKEDTIERMVDAGYTEASAELTSRAVMREVRYRWD, via the coding sequence ATGGGACCGAAGAAGAACTACATCCGTCGGGCGGACGAACGCCTCCGCAGCACCTACGAGGAGCCGATGAGCCTCGGGGAGTACGTCGACGCGGCGTTCGAACAGCCGTCCATCGCCTCGCACGCCTCGAAGTACCTCGTCGAGGCCATCGAGTCGAAGGGCACGCGGACGGTCATCGAGGAGGGCGAGGAGCGACAGCGCTACCGCTTCTTCGACGACCCCGCCAACGACGGCGAACACGCCATCCTCGGCAACACCGAGGTGCTCAACCGGTTCGTCGACGACCTGCGGACCATCGCCGCCGAGCGTGGGAAAGGAGAGAAGATAATCTGGTTCGACGGTCCCACGGCGACGGGGAAGTCGGAGCTGAAGCGCTGTCTCGTCAACGGCCTCCGCGAGTACTCGAAGACGGAGGCCGGCCGACGTTACACCGTCGAGTGGAACGTCGCGACCGCTTCCTCCGACACGCGCGGCCTCTCCTACGGCGGCGACACCGACGAGCAACGCGAGGACGACTGGTACGAGAGTCCCGTGCAGTCCCACCCGCTGTCGGTGTTTCCGGACGACGTGAAGCGCGAACTGCTGGCGGACTTGAACGACCGGGGCGGCGACCACATCCCGGTGTCCTTGAACGAGAGCCTCGACCCGTTCTGCCGGGAGGCGTACGACTACCTCGAGGAGATGTACCGCCGGTCGGGCAAGCGCGAACTGTTCAGCGAGGTCACCGACCCGCAACACCTGCGCGTGAAGAACTACGTCGTCGACGTCGGGCAGGGCATCGGCGTCCTCCACTCGGAGGACGACGGCACGCCCAAGGAGCGACTGGTCGGGTCGTGGATGCCGAGCATGCTCCGCGAACTCGACTCCCGCGGGCGGAAGAACCCGCAGGCGTTCAGCTACGACGGCGTCCTCTCGCAGGGCAACAGCCTCCTGACGATAGTCGAGGACGCCACCCAGCACGCCGACCTGCTCCAGAAACTGCTGAACGTCCCCGACGAAGGCCACGTGAAGCTCGACAAGGGAATCGGGATGGACATCGACACCCAGATGCTCATCATCTCGAACCCGGACTTGGACGTCGAACTCGACAAGTACGCCGACAGGAACGGGCGCGACCCGCTGAAGGCGCTGAAGCGCCGCCTCGACAAACACGAGTTCCGGTACCTGACGAACCTCTCTTTGGAGACGGAGCTCATCCACCGCGAACTGACGAACCAGCGGCCGGTGTGGGACATCGAGGACGAAGAGGAGATTCGGGAGCGCATCGAACAGCCCGTCTTCCTCGACGTGCGCGAGGGGCCGGGGTCGATACGGCGACGCGAACTCGCCCCTCACGCCGTCGAGGCCGCGGCGATGTACAGTGTCGTGACGCGCCTCGAATCCGAGGACGTGCCCGGCGAGTACGACATCGTGGACAAGGCGCTGCTGTTCGACAGGGGCTACATCCAAGAGGGCGACACGCGCGTCGAAATCGACGAGTTCGACTTCGACTCCGACGCCGAGGGGACGCACGGCATCCCCGTGACGTTCACCCGCGACATCATCGCCGACCTCCTGCACGACGACAGGGATAGACACCACCCCACCCTCGACGTGAGTGCGGTGGTGATGCCCGAGGACGTGTTGGACGCGATGGCCGAGGGGCTCCACGACGCCCCGGTGTTCTCGCGGGCGGAACGCGCCGAGTACGAGGGCCGCGTCGCACTCGTCAAGGAGTACATCCTCGACAGACAGGAGGAGGACGTGCTGTCCGCGGTGCTCGCAGAGAAGAACGTCGAACAGGAGACGGTCGAACAGTACGTCGAACACGTCTACGCGTGGGCGGCCGACGAACAGGTGGAGACCGAACGCGGGCCGGTCGACCCCGACCCGCTCATCATGAAGCTGTTCGAGACGGAACACCTCGGGCGGTTCGACGAGAGCGCGTACGCCGGGAACACCCCCTCCTCGACCGTCGAGGAGTTCCGCCGCGAGAAGGTCATCACGGCGCTGAACCGCTACGCGTGGGAGAACCGCGACGAGGGCTTCACCGTCCAAGACGTGGAGCTCTCCGAGATTCCGGTCATCCGCGCGGTGCTCGAATCGCACGACTGGGACGACGTTCGCCGCCTGTTCGAGGACTTCGACCCCGCCCAGTGGGACGACCCGCCGGCGAACACGGAGACCGAACAGGTGAAAGAAGACACGATAGAGCGGATGGTCGACGCCGGCTACACCGAGGCGTCGGCCGAGCTCACGAGTCGCGCAGTCATGCGCGAGGTGCGTTACAGATGGGACTGA
- a CDS encoding YcaO-like family protein, with translation MTSNDIALVGSGPAAEAVRAAFEDVDAAVSDASPDEAGDAHLSVVVAPAGANAPRAVDERGGRLVVVEIGGVGGRPVADVDAAVSAFDPGGARFSDLCARVAATTEGEESPSGERSAVRLAGALAGRRAVALLADDESVVGTVAEVAGTGVVAERPILPVPDPSTRDRRVRREYREASVDDSLARAERALDDRTGVVAQVGERESFPVPYYLAQTTETRGFSDVRAAEFAAGVDPDWDAAFMKALGEGLERYCAGVYRSSEFTVAPERTRANPVSPSRFVRPDSYRAPDPEEPIPWVEGERLETGEEVSLPAEFVHYPPPNERHKPSITTGLGLGNSGVEALLSGLYEVVERDATMLSWYSTFDPLALDVEDEGYAELEKRARAENLTATPLLVTQDVDVPVVAAAVHRDGEWPNFAVGSGASLDPADAARSALAEALQNWMELRAMGPEQAAEEGGAIGAYADFPEAAREFVDAGPAVPASSVGPDEMPTGEAELDAVVERVADGGLDAYAARTTTADVERLGFEAVRVAIPEAQPLFQGDPFFGDRAASVPEEMGFEPRLDGPYHPYP, from the coding sequence GTGACATCCAACGACATCGCTCTCGTCGGGAGTGGCCCCGCCGCCGAGGCGGTTCGCGCGGCGTTCGAGGACGTGGACGCCGCCGTCTCCGACGCCTCGCCGGACGAGGCGGGAGACGCGCACCTGAGCGTCGTCGTCGCGCCCGCGGGGGCGAACGCCCCGCGCGCGGTGGATGAACGCGGCGGCCGACTGGTCGTCGTCGAAATCGGCGGCGTCGGCGGCCGTCCGGTCGCGGACGTGGACGCCGCCGTCTCCGCGTTCGACCCCGGCGGAGCGCGGTTCTCCGACCTCTGCGCCCGCGTCGCCGCGACGACGGAGGGCGAGGAGTCGCCGTCGGGAGAGCGAAGCGCCGTCCGACTCGCGGGCGCACTCGCCGGTCGGCGGGCCGTCGCCCTCCTCGCGGACGACGAGTCGGTGGTCGGTACGGTCGCGGAAGTCGCCGGAACGGGCGTCGTCGCCGAGCGACCGATTCTGCCGGTGCCGGACCCTTCGACCCGCGACCGGCGGGTGCGGCGGGAGTACCGCGAGGCGAGCGTGGACGACTCGCTGGCGCGTGCGGAACGCGCACTCGACGACCGAACCGGCGTCGTCGCGCAGGTGGGCGAACGCGAGTCGTTCCCGGTCCCCTACTACCTCGCGCAGACGACGGAGACGAGAGGGTTCAGCGACGTCCGCGCCGCGGAGTTCGCCGCGGGCGTGGACCCCGACTGGGACGCCGCGTTCATGAAAGCCCTCGGCGAAGGCCTCGAACGCTACTGCGCGGGCGTCTACCGGTCCTCGGAGTTCACCGTCGCGCCGGAGCGAACGCGCGCGAACCCCGTCTCCCCGTCGCGGTTCGTGCGCCCCGATTCCTACCGGGCGCCCGACCCCGAGGAGCCCATTCCGTGGGTCGAGGGCGAGCGACTCGAAACCGGAGAGGAGGTGTCGCTCCCCGCCGAGTTCGTCCACTACCCGCCGCCGAACGAGCGACACAAACCCTCGATCACAACCGGGTTGGGACTCGGCAACTCGGGCGTAGAAGCGCTTCTCTCGGGTCTCTACGAGGTAGTCGAACGCGACGCGACGATGCTGTCGTGGTACTCGACGTTCGACCCTCTCGCCCTCGACGTCGAAGACGAGGGCTACGCCGAACTGGAGAAACGAGCGCGCGCGGAGAATCTGACCGCGACGCCGCTTTTGGTCACGCAGGACGTGGACGTTCCGGTCGTCGCCGCGGCGGTCCACCGCGACGGCGAGTGGCCGAACTTCGCCGTCGGGTCGGGGGCGTCGCTGGACCCCGCGGACGCCGCGCGGTCCGCGCTGGCGGAGGCGTTGCAGAACTGGATGGAACTTCGGGCGATGGGACCGGAGCAGGCGGCCGAGGAAGGCGGCGCTATCGGCGCGTACGCGGACTTCCCCGAGGCCGCACGGGAGTTCGTCGACGCCGGTCCGGCGGTTCCGGCGTCGAGCGTCGGCCCCGACGAGATGCCGACGGGCGAGGCGGAACTCGACGCGGTAGTCGAACGCGTCGCAGACGGCGGGTTAGACGCCTACGCCGCGCGGACGACGACGGCGGACGTGGAGCGACTCGGGTTCGAGGCCGTCCGCGTCGCGATTCCGGAGGCCCAACCGCTGTTTCAGGGCGACCCCTTCTTCGGCGACAGGGCGGCGTCGGTCCCCGAGGAGATGGGATTCGAACCGCGACTCGACGGCCCGTACCACCCGTATCCGTAA
- the tbsP gene encoding transcriptional regulator TbsP, producing MAIRSNMLAEGVEEILRSALSAGGEEVLVVDPTADVVETLVSVASELGGDTPTVRMVAEESLLKDVMDDFIVASNAADLVESGTLSMRTTTEGAENALLVTGDSVVALVTAGDRVAGLVTEDEEFVSQARETYRTQWEESPTFKLRTPPLSKVRSTLEADIGPEARDDFDAVLSSLRTARGDGDGLDEVTISLLVAAKNDVLLYDVSKWGEDVGIASKATFSRTKTKLEDMGLIDTEKVPIDVGRPRLRLKLGDDRLVNADPTQLAGVAQNLLS from the coding sequence ATGGCTATCCGTTCTAATATGCTCGCAGAGGGGGTAGAGGAGATTCTCCGCTCCGCTCTCTCGGCGGGTGGCGAGGAGGTTCTCGTCGTCGACCCGACGGCGGACGTGGTCGAGACGCTCGTCAGCGTGGCGTCCGAACTCGGCGGAGACACCCCCACCGTCCGAATGGTGGCCGAGGAATCGCTCCTGAAAGACGTGATGGACGACTTCATCGTCGCCAGCAACGCCGCCGACCTCGTCGAGTCGGGCACGCTGTCGATGCGGACGACGACGGAGGGAGCCGAGAACGCCCTCCTCGTGACCGGCGACTCCGTCGTCGCACTCGTCACCGCGGGCGACCGGGTGGCCGGACTCGTCACCGAAGACGAGGAGTTCGTCTCGCAGGCGCGCGAGACGTACCGCACCCAGTGGGAGGAGTCCCCGACGTTCAAACTCCGCACGCCGCCGCTATCGAAGGTCCGCTCGACGCTCGAAGCCGACATCGGGCCGGAGGCGCGCGACGACTTCGACGCCGTCCTCTCGTCGCTTCGGACCGCCCGCGGCGACGGCGACGGACTCGACGAGGTGACCATCAGCCTCCTCGTCGCCGCGAAGAACGACGTCCTGCTCTACGACGTCTCGAAGTGGGGCGAAGACGTCGGCATCGCCAGCAAGGCGACGTTCTCCCGGACGAAGACGAAACTCGAAGACATGGGCCTCATCGACACCGAGAAGGTGCCCATCGACGTCGGCCGACCCCGACTCCGCCTCAAACTCGGCGACGACCGACTGGTCAACGCCGACCCGACGCAACTCGCCGGCGTCGCCCAGAACCTCCTCTCGTAG
- a CDS encoding DUF5820 family protein — protein sequence MNADDAADAAEGADEEAPAGWTLWNDEPDGRRILVYRPDVFKEGEFPAECLPTIFVSNGSRARRPGAAQLEGTTWNVTLYLEPQVEAAPETYDSREEAVAAAEELAREFDAGEVDYRSLYQVPREEYFERLDELTGRDAQRYADGSISGDDE from the coding sequence ATGAACGCAGACGACGCGGCGGACGCCGCCGAGGGCGCCGACGAGGAGGCCCCCGCGGGGTGGACGCTGTGGAACGACGAACCGGACGGGCGGAGAATTCTCGTCTACCGCCCGGACGTGTTCAAAGAAGGGGAGTTTCCCGCGGAGTGCCTGCCGACGATTTTCGTCTCGAACGGGTCCCGCGCGCGGCGTCCGGGGGCCGCCCAACTGGAGGGGACGACGTGGAACGTGACGCTGTACCTCGAACCGCAGGTGGAGGCGGCCCCGGAGACGTACGACAGTCGCGAGGAGGCGGTGGCCGCCGCCGAGGAACTCGCCCGGGAGTTCGACGCCGGCGAGGTGGACTACCGGTCGCTGTATCAGGTGCCGCGCGAGGAGTACTTCGAGCGACTCGACGAGTTGACCGGGCGCGACGCACAACGTTATGCGGACGGCTCGATTAGTGGCGACGACGAATGA
- a CDS encoding M14 family metallopeptidase, with amino-acid sequence MRIYELGEGKPEVAVVGTIHGDEPCGVRAIERFIATEPDVERPVKLIVANEEALEANVRYVEEDLNRVFPGDPDADSHERRLAHDVLREVRDCTTLSLHSTQSYGKPFALVDTVGAASRAICPHLPIQELVETAEFVGGRLIDHTHNIDVECGLQGTDEAAENAYWLVRAFLAATGVLAAPLEEGTEAPLSLERRNADEVSVYRMLERIPKEPASTYEVFVDNFELVERGDRFAAADEREFTADRDFYPVLLSAYGYEDVFGYAADKVGTLA; translated from the coding sequence ATGCGAATTTACGAACTGGGGGAGGGAAAGCCGGAGGTGGCCGTCGTCGGAACCATCCACGGCGACGAACCCTGCGGCGTCCGGGCGATAGAGCGCTTCATCGCGACGGAACCCGACGTGGAGCGCCCGGTGAAACTCATCGTCGCCAACGAGGAGGCCCTCGAAGCGAACGTCCGCTACGTCGAAGAGGACCTCAACCGCGTGTTCCCCGGCGACCCGGACGCCGACAGTCACGAACGCCGCCTCGCACACGACGTGCTCCGGGAGGTTCGCGACTGCACGACGCTCTCGCTTCACTCGACGCAGTCGTACGGAAAACCGTTCGCGCTCGTCGACACCGTCGGGGCCGCGTCCCGCGCTATCTGCCCGCACCTCCCCATCCAAGAACTGGTCGAGACGGCCGAGTTCGTCGGCGGCCGCCTCATCGACCACACCCACAACATCGACGTCGAGTGCGGTCTGCAGGGGACCGACGAGGCCGCCGAGAACGCCTACTGGCTCGTCCGGGCGTTCCTCGCCGCGACGGGCGTCCTCGCCGCGCCGTTGGAGGAAGGGACCGAAGCGCCCCTCTCCTTGGAACGGCGCAACGCCGACGAGGTGTCCGTGTACCGCATGCTCGAACGCATCCCCAAGGAACCGGCGAGCACGTACGAGGTGTTCGTGGACAACTTCGAACTCGTCGAGCGAGGCGACCGCTTCGCGGCGGCCGACGAACGGGAGTTCACCGCCGACCGCGACTTCTACCCGGTGCTGCTCTCGGCGTACGGCTACGAGGACGTGTTCGGCTACGCCGCGGACAAAGTCGGAACGCTCGCCTGA
- a CDS encoding DUF309 domain-containing protein — MDEHTRDPSVAPPLGNPTGWRTDERVWEHATLRRAVEHGVRLFNSGEFHESHDCFEDEWYNYGSGSAESAFLHGMVQVAAGAYKHFDFENDAGMRSLFTTALQYLRGLPDDFYGVDVADVRETLEAALEDPTVLHGWQITIDDQQPEAYDVDYEYAEKLD, encoded by the coding sequence ATGGACGAACACACCCGCGACCCGAGCGTCGCCCCGCCGCTCGGGAACCCGACGGGGTGGCGAACGGACGAACGCGTGTGGGAGCACGCGACGCTCCGCCGCGCGGTCGAACACGGCGTCCGCTTGTTCAACTCCGGAGAGTTCCACGAGAGCCACGACTGCTTCGAAGACGAGTGGTACAACTACGGATCCGGGAGCGCCGAGTCGGCGTTCCTCCACGGGATGGTCCAAGTCGCCGCGGGCGCGTACAAGCACTTCGACTTCGAGAACGACGCGGGCATGCGGTCGCTCTTCACCACCGCGTTGCAGTACCTCCGCGGGCTCCCGGACGACTTCTACGGCGTGGACGTCGCGGACGTGCGCGAGACGCTCGAAGCGGCGCTCGAAGACCCGACGGTGCTCCACGGCTGGCAGATCACGATAGACGACCAGCAACCGGAGGCGTACGACGTGGACTACGAGTACGCCGAGAAGCTCGACTAG